The Chryseobacterium glaciei DNA window CTGAAAGAAACAGAAACTGTACCACCCTGTCAGAGAATTATCCTAAAAATGGAAATGGATTTTTACAAGTCCCTTTCTCAAATGGCAAAGCATTACGACGTCGAACCTAGACCTACAAATGATTTTGAATATCCTTACAATATGGCGTTTGCCTTATCAGACATTGAGCAGAAACTCAAAAACAAAGTCATTCATTGGGATGCTGTCCGATTGGTACAGGATAAAAAAAAAACCTATTTTATCAGCGAGGAACGATATAAGACAGGCTCAACACTCTATTATATTCCTGTTGTACCACTCTATACAATGCTTAAAGATAAGAGCAGAAAAAAAATAGCCAACCTAATTTTATCGGTTTTTAGCTACCTGTACCATATAGCTGATATCCCGTATTATAGACAGGAAAACAGTTACCTGTATTGGCAATATGAAATGCTCACAGATTGGGTGGAAGAAGACGAAGAAAATGACGATACCGATCATTACAAATTGGAACTCCAACAGGCAAAATCGATTGGTGATGCAATGGAACAAAAATTATTCAATCCTATCAATTTGCAAAGGTTTGAACAGAGAATAAATACTATAATCCCCAAAGATGAATTTGAGGGTGAATGCCTAAAAATGGCTGTTGAAGCGTATCAGCTCTATCAAGAATATCCTAGTGCAGGTATTTTCAGAAATGCACAACGTTCGGCTACTGACCCCGAAGAGGAAGACGAGAATGGATACGAAGATGATGAAAACAGGCTTACAATGGATAAATACATCTCTTTTTACGCAGACAGTAAAGGTTCGCTCTCCGATAATCTTTATGACACCGTCAACAATGAATTTAACGAATACGGAGAAATACAGGAACCCGCCATAAGCAAATGCTTTGACGGAAGACCCATAACCGATAATACCCTTGATTTTGAAATCCGCCTTTTTACATTATTGGATAATCTAATTTACCTGTTGAACAATTATAAAATCAAAAACAATGAATAATCTAACAGACATTACTGAGAATTTTGGAGCATTATACCACCCGAAATCGGCATTGGTGTTCTATGAAACAGATGGAGTGAACAAACATGTATATGTAGAGCATTTCGATATGGATAAAAATGGCACTCCTGTTAATGCCCATCCCCTAACGGTGAGAGAAGCCAATCAGTTGGCAAAATCATTAAAGACCGAAAACAAAGAAAATCAGGCATTCCTGCAACCCAAAGGAATATTACCAACCAATGTACTGCAAATTAAGCCCTCCGAGAATGGTAATGTGCTATGGTTTACCAAAGCGCAGGAACGCCAATTATATTTTATAGAAAAATTAGGAATTCCCAATGGTAAAGCCAATATCCCGCCATTACTCTGGTTTGCGACCAAACACGGATTAGCCATCTATGCGCTTAAAACCAATCAAAGACCCAAAAACGGCACTCCTCTATACCACGCCCCTTTCTTGAATATCTACGAACATGGCAATGTTTGTATGGGGACTGTTAATGTCGACATCAAAAAATCGGCTTCATTGGAAGAGTTTATAACCGCATGGGAAAACTATTTTTTTAACTCTTATTTCAGCCATTTGGTGCAAAGCCACAATCCCATCAAGGGAAATTGTGTCAGCCTTTGGAAAAGGCTCGTTAAAACAAATGAGCCTTTTCCAAAAGAAGTATTGATAACAAACAGAACAAAAATTGAAACCTTACTACGATGAATACCGAAAAAACAAAAGTCCACTTTACGGACGATTATCTAATCAATCCCACCAACCCCATTGAAGTAAATCTTATTGGTGCAGGTGGCACAGGCTCACAGGTACTCACTGCATTATCAAGAATGAACCACGCCTTAATCCAGCTTGGTCACGCAGGATTGTCTGTAAGATTATGGGATGATGATTTGGTTACAGAAGCCAATTTGGGCAGACAATTGTTTGCAGAATGTGAATTGGAATTATATAAATCCACCACGCTAATCAACCGAACCAATCGTTTCTTCGGAACGAACTGGAAAGCGGAAACCGTGAAATTTCAAAGGAATGAACTAGGAAAATTTCCCGAAAATTCACTGGCAAACATTTACATATCCTGTGTTGACAGCGTAAAGGCTCGATTTGAATTGGCTGAAATATTGAAAAATTTAAATAACAGGCAAGCTTATAGAAATACACCCAAGTATTGGTTGGATTTTGGAAATAATCAATATTCGGGGCAGGTTATCCTCTCTACCATTGAATACATACGGCAACCCAATTCGGATAAATATGATACGGTAGCCGATCTTCCCTTTGTTACCGAAGAATTTGGCGACCTGCTAAAACAGTCCGAAATAGAGGACGATACGCCAAGCTGTTCTTTAGCGGAAGCATTGGAAAAACAGGATTTATATATCAATTCTTCCCTCGCTCAAATGGGTTGTTCTCTTTTATGGAACTTGTTCCGCAATGGAATGACCGAAAACAGAGGGTTTTTTCTTAATCTAAAGGATTTTCGTTCACAACCTTTAAAAATCTAAAAATTCAAGCCCGAAAATATCGGGCGGCGCAAAGACAAGCACTCACGCTGTTCGTGGACGTCTTTGCGCGGAAAATCGGTGCAACACCATTCGGTCATATTCCCCACTTTGCACCTGAATATGACCGAATACAGTTGCGGTTCATTCCGGGGATATTTCTTATATCCCGATATCACATTTATCTTATCTATGATGAATTACCAGTTATCTATTTATTCGCTACGCTATCACCTCTTCTGGTTTTTCTGTTATTGGTTGAATTAATTTATTGAAATTAAAGTACGTTATCGCAACCGTATGAATACAGTACAATCATTAATTTTGATATTCACTTTCCCACTTAGCAATCGACGTGCATTATAATCTTATCAGTTTGGAAATGAAAGCGAGATCACATGTCGATACCGAGAGTTTAACCCCTGAAGGATATTCTAAAGTTATCTGAGTCTGTACTTCTTCAGATTTTGGCAAGAATTTCTCAAGTTTTTCCTCCTGTCTAGTGAGTTCTTTGAGTTTAGTGCCGACTGCAATATTCTGCGCAGGCGCAACACTCTGCTTACTCAGTACATCAAAATCTCTTCCTGATAAGACCGTGATTTTCTGAAGTTCCCTCCTCCTGCCGCCACGGTAGGTAATTCTTCCGGGAACAATCCCACTCATGGGAACATCGGTCGGTTTATCACATAAGATTGAATCTTTTCTAAATTGCTTCTCGTTAAAAAAAACTTCAGAAAGCAAAGGGTTTTCTTTAGTAATGGTAGGCTCTTGGACGATGCCGCGTTTCTTTTTTTCTTCAAAGAGGTATTTTGCATACTGTCGGGGTTGAAAGTCAATCAACCAGGCCAGCAGTTCAAAATTTTTCTCGCTGGTCTTGATATCCTTTTTTAGAAAATTGTAGAGTGCCTTGAACTTATCGGGATCGCATCTTCTAATGGCTGATTCATGTAACTCCCCGTTATTTGGACGTCCAAGAAATGAGGTAAGTATGCGAAGATCCGATTTATTACATCCATCATTGAAAAGCATTAAGCATTCATTTCTAAGACGAGCGACGGTGGGGTGGGTTAAATTTATCGATAGCCTTCCCAGTTCACGTTGGGTTTCATAAAATTTGCGTACTTCAGCCCTGTATTGTTCTATCATCATGTTCCGTAATTAAGCGTTAAATAAATTTTTTAATCCTAATTTACAAGATCGACCTTGTATTTATAACTAGAACAATAAAAAAATGATGTAACAACAGTTCCATATTAAAATATCAGAATTAAAAATACCTAAGATCAATGAATGGTTTTCAATTTGGATCTACCCTATTTGCTTTCTCTCAGCCTTCACCTCTGAGTACTTAAACTCCAACCCTGTGGAGCTTGACTTCGCATAAAATTATATCTTTGATGAAAGGCCAAAACAGTTAGCCTTAATATACCAAATAAACCTATACCAGCCTGGATGCTGGGCAAAATATAATTTGAGAAAAGAAAAAGACTTTATAACATCATTCAAAAAAAACAATATCAGAAAATACGGAAAACCGTAATTAAATATAAAATAT harbors:
- a CDS encoding PRTRC system protein B, which translates into the protein MNNLTDITENFGALYHPKSALVFYETDGVNKHVYVEHFDMDKNGTPVNAHPLTVREANQLAKSLKTENKENQAFLQPKGILPTNVLQIKPSENGNVLWFTKAQERQLYFIEKLGIPNGKANIPPLLWFATKHGLAIYALKTNQRPKNGTPLYHAPFLNIYEHGNVCMGTVNVDIKKSASLEEFITAWENYFFNSYFSHLVQSHNPIKGNCVSLWKRLVKTNEPFPKEVLITNRTKIETLLR
- a CDS encoding PRTRC system ThiF family protein, coding for MNTEKTKVHFTDDYLINPTNPIEVNLIGAGGTGSQVLTALSRMNHALIQLGHAGLSVRLWDDDLVTEANLGRQLFAECELELYKSTTLINRTNRFFGTNWKAETVKFQRNELGKFPENSLANIYISCVDSVKARFELAEILKNLNNRQAYRNTPKYWLDFGNNQYSGQVILSTIEYIRQPNSDKYDTVADLPFVTEEFGDLLKQSEIEDDTPSCSLAEALEKQDLYINSSLAQMGCSLLWNLFRNGMTENRGFFLNLKDFRSQPLKI